The nucleotide window TTGATCCAGTCGATTCCAGAGACTGCCGTTCGACATGCGACCTCGAATCGATTGTGCGGCGGAACAAGAATGTCGATTCTACTCGAACGAAGAGTGTTTGTCAAAGTAGTTACTCAGCGAGCGAAGGTCGCGAGAGGGGGAGGCTCCATTCCGCCTTCGGCGGATGGAGGGGGCGACGCGAGCCCCTACAAACGGTCGATCATTTGTCAAAACTCAAGCGCTCTTGGCGCATCGGAAACCGAGATCCCCGAAACTGAAGACGGGGTCGAAATAAAGACGGTAGGAGGCCCTGGCTTCGTGCGCGGTGATCTCCCGCGCCTCGTCCTCCCGCTGATGGCCGAAACTCCGGGCCCAGGATTTTCCACGGATGACCTTGAAGCGCCGGCCGTATTTATCGGACGGAACCGCGTTTCCCGGATACGGCTGGTACCAGTCCTCGGTCCATTCCCAGACGTTGCCCTCCAGATCCAGGACCTTGTAGAAGCTCGCGCCCTGCGGATAGGACCCGACCGGCCGCAGTCCGTCCGAGAGCAGATTGGCCTTGCCGGCATCGAATTCGTTCCCCCAGGGATAGCGAAGACCCTCCGGCCCGCGGGCGGCCTTTTCCCACTCGGCCTCGGTGGGAAGCCGTTTTCCGGCCCAGGCACAATAGGCCGCGGCCTGATACCAGGTCACGTCCGTCACGGGATAGCGATCCCGGCCCGGGGGGTACGCATCGGCCTCCCAGGACGCGGGGGACTGCGCGCGCCGCGCGCGGATGTAGGCCGCGAAATCCCGGTTGGTCGCCTCGTAGCGGTCGAGAAAAAAACCGGGCAGGTTCACGGTGCGGGCCGGGGCCTCATCCTGAAACCAGGGCTTGATCAAGCCCAGATCCACGCTCCGGCCCTGAAGATCTTTTTCATCGCTTCCCATCGTGAAGGGGCCGGGAGGAATCCAGACCATCCCGGGGGGCGGCGACGAACAGGCGAACGCGCCCGCGCAGACTCCCAGAAAGACTCCGAGGAGGATCCAAAACCGAACGGTTTTATTTGGACGGGCCGGATGCCGTTGCGATTTCATCATGACGCTCGCGTCACGCATGATAACAATTCCCTTCGCGAAAAATCAACGCGGGCGATCCCCGCCCCGAGCGCCGAGGCAGGCCGGAGCTGCCATCGATAAGCGGCCATGATCAAACACACACGACAGACTTAGAGTGACATCCGGCGGGTGGCCGAAGGCGGGCGCCCCATCCGCCCGCAACGGACAGGCCAAGGAGTTTTTCGTGTGGTTCCCCTGCGAATCCCGGGAAGATGCGGAGTGAGGACGGATGGGGCTGCCGCAGGACAGGACCCGCCGGGTGTGAGTCGATGTAAGCAGTCATGGGTACAACCCCACGGTGCCGCCCCTGCGCGCTGCTCAGCCGGCGTTGCAAAATCGCAGGGGATGTGCGATTCTATTTCGTCATGGATCTGTTTGAAACAAAAGAACCCCAAGGTCCCCCGCCGCCGCTGGCCGAGCGGATGCGGCCGGGAACGCTCAACGAGTTCGTCGGACAGGAGCATCTCGTCGGGCCGGGCCATTTCCTATCGACCGTTCTGCGATCGGACCATCCCCCCTCGATCATTTTTTGGGGCCCGCCCGGCTCCGGCAAGACCACCCTCGCGCGGATCATCGCGCGGGCCACGCAGTGCCGCTTCGTC belongs to Nitrospiria bacterium and includes:
- a CDS encoding SUMF1/EgtB/PvdO family nonheme iron enzyme — encoded protein: MRDASVMMKSQRHPARPNKTVRFWILLGVFLGVCAGAFACSSPPPGMVWIPPGPFTMGSDEKDLQGRSVDLGLIKPWFQDEAPARTVNLPGFFLDRYEATNRDFAAYIRARRAQSPASWEADAYPPGRDRYPVTDVTWYQAAAYCAWAGKRLPTEAEWEKAARGPEGLRYPWGNEFDAGKANLLSDGLRPVGSYPQGASFYKVLDLEGNVWEWTEDWYQPYPGNAVPSDKYGRRFKVIRGKSWARSFGHQREDEAREITAHEARASYRLYFDPVFSFGDLGFRCAKSA